Proteins encoded within one genomic window of Couchioplanes caeruleus:
- a CDS encoding lipopolysaccharide biosynthesis protein yields MAESRTHLAFLMTVVATEAPPERGTRGAARGGLANMAGSALAGGTGVVVTWIVARGLGAEQAGAFFAATAAFVLVGGCAKLGTQTGLVYWPARLRATGREHLLGACLRTGLTPVLVLATLLGAAMWIAAPSIAHLTAAGSPHVVAEHIAGLRILALFLPLQALTDTLLTATRGYKAMRPTVTLDRVLRSALQLLCVGAAGVATLWVGVTLPAFALAWAVPYLPVTVLAAVALRRIYLTGKPARFRSRRSERLDLRRDFWRFTGPRALASVAQLALQRVDVLLVAALAGLAPAAVYAVAGRFVVLIQFANQGISQSVQPRLAEALAVGDRRTANHLYQTATGWLVLVTWPINLMVILLAPVYLGLFGPGYRSGTPVVVVLACAMLFATGCGMVDMVLAMAGRTSWNLANVLVALVVTVGLDVLLIPRYGALGAAIGLACALMANNLLPLVQVGRAARLHPFGRGTLAAAALSVACFGVLPRAVLAVAGSGPAALALASGLAVAAFGAGAWLLRGRLALGAFNPRQLSSRRTD; encoded by the coding sequence GTGGCTGAGTCGCGTACCCATCTGGCGTTCCTCATGACCGTCGTCGCCACCGAGGCTCCACCGGAGCGGGGTACGCGGGGGGCCGCCCGCGGTGGCCTGGCGAACATGGCGGGTTCGGCGCTGGCTGGCGGCACCGGAGTCGTGGTCACCTGGATCGTCGCGCGGGGCCTCGGCGCCGAGCAGGCCGGCGCCTTCTTCGCGGCCACCGCGGCGTTCGTCCTCGTCGGCGGGTGCGCGAAGCTCGGCACCCAGACCGGCCTGGTGTACTGGCCCGCGCGGCTGCGGGCCACCGGGCGTGAGCATCTGCTCGGCGCCTGCCTGCGGACCGGCCTGACGCCGGTGCTCGTGCTGGCGACCCTGCTGGGCGCCGCGATGTGGATCGCGGCGCCCTCCATCGCGCACCTGACCGCCGCCGGATCGCCGCACGTGGTCGCCGAGCACATCGCCGGGCTGCGGATCCTCGCGCTGTTCCTGCCCCTGCAGGCCCTGACCGACACGCTGCTGACGGCCACCCGCGGCTACAAGGCCATGCGCCCGACCGTGACCCTCGACCGCGTCCTGCGCAGCGCGCTGCAGTTGCTGTGCGTCGGCGCGGCCGGAGTGGCCACGCTCTGGGTCGGCGTCACGCTGCCCGCGTTCGCCCTGGCATGGGCGGTACCGTACCTGCCGGTGACGGTCCTGGCGGCCGTGGCGTTGCGCAGGATCTACCTGACCGGCAAGCCGGCGCGCTTCCGCAGCCGGCGCAGCGAGCGCCTCGACCTGCGCCGCGACTTCTGGCGCTTCACCGGGCCACGCGCGCTGGCCAGCGTCGCCCAACTCGCCCTGCAACGCGTCGACGTGTTGCTGGTGGCGGCGCTCGCCGGACTGGCGCCGGCCGCGGTCTACGCGGTCGCCGGGCGCTTCGTCGTCCTGATCCAGTTCGCCAACCAGGGCATCTCCCAGTCGGTGCAGCCGCGGCTCGCGGAGGCGCTGGCGGTCGGCGACCGGCGGACCGCGAACCACCTGTACCAGACGGCGACCGGCTGGCTCGTGCTCGTCACCTGGCCGATCAACCTGATGGTGATCCTCCTGGCCCCGGTCTACCTCGGACTGTTCGGCCCGGGGTACCGCTCGGGCACACCGGTGGTCGTGGTGCTGGCCTGCGCGATGCTCTTCGCCACCGGCTGCGGCATGGTCGACATGGTGCTCGCCATGGCCGGACGCACCTCGTGGAACCTCGCCAACGTCCTGGTCGCCCTGGTCGTGACGGTCGGCCTGGACGTGCTCCTGATTCCCCGGTACGGCGCGCTGGGCGCCGCGATCGGGCTGGCCTGCGCGCTCATGGCGAACAACCTGCTGCCGCTCGTTCAGGTCGGCCGGGCCGCGCGGCTGCACCCGTTCGGCCGCGGCACGCTCGCCGCCGCCGCCCTGTCGGTGGCGTGCTTCGGCGTGCTCCCGAGAGCGGTGCTCGCGGTGGCCGGCTCCGGTCCGGCCGCCCTGGCGCTCGCGTCCGGGCTCGCCGTGGCCGCGTTCGGCGCCGGCGCGTGGCTGCTGCGCGGCCGGCTCGCCCTCGGGGCCTTCAATCCCCGCCAACTCTCGTCAAGGAGGACCGATTGA
- a CDS encoding methyltransferase domain-containing protein — translation MTTDYTKVFQDADAVDKYEHVTYAPDSYASQINERQQAYLRKLVQREFGAKLPVQHDFACGTGRAIRTLHGLVREAHGYDTSAEMMAKAEEVGSRARWHQIPPDGPVPNPVPAGHPAIVTMFRLLLNVDEAVRDRAVAFAAKALPTPDAGLLVVENHGNAGSLRHLRARRHSGERWFAELSHAEVERLLDRHGFEIAERRGFSMLTESLNGNPLARAADAAARALPGTDGFAVNVLYVARRKK, via the coding sequence TTGACCACCGACTACACCAAGGTGTTCCAGGACGCGGACGCAGTCGACAAGTACGAGCACGTGACGTACGCGCCGGACAGCTACGCCTCGCAGATCAACGAGCGGCAGCAGGCGTACCTGCGCAAGCTCGTGCAGCGGGAGTTCGGCGCGAAGCTGCCCGTCCAGCATGACTTCGCCTGCGGGACCGGCCGCGCCATCCGGACCCTGCACGGCCTGGTCCGCGAGGCGCACGGCTACGACACCTCGGCCGAGATGATGGCCAAGGCCGAGGAGGTCGGCTCGCGGGCGCGGTGGCACCAGATCCCCCCGGACGGCCCGGTGCCGAACCCGGTGCCGGCCGGGCACCCGGCGATCGTCACCATGTTCCGGCTGTTGCTCAACGTCGACGAGGCGGTCCGCGACCGGGCCGTCGCCTTCGCCGCGAAGGCGCTGCCGACGCCGGACGCCGGGCTGCTCGTGGTGGAGAACCACGGCAACGCCGGTTCGCTGCGCCACCTGCGGGCCCGGCGGCACTCCGGTGAGCGCTGGTTCGCCGAGCTTTCCCATGCCGAGGTCGAGCGGCTGCTGGACCGGCACGGCTTCGAGATCGCCGAGCGGCGCGGCTTCTCCATGCTCACCGAGTCGCTGAACGGCAATCCGCTGGCCCGGGCCGCCGACGCGGCGGCGCGCGCGCTGCCCGGCACGGACGGGTTCGCGGTCAACGTGCTCTACGTGGCGCGCCGGAAGAAGTAA
- a CDS encoding glycosyl hydrolase — translation MAARRAAALLGLIVLVLAGCTSHRRAEPAPTPSPDLTSPPPAVAVNPGPFEAGPFEAPSSGAYLGAWIKPEALTHAGRVEAVDGLERNLGRRLDIVNTYRRFEQLVGTESDAEFLAQDATLMVSWATGDNRSIVAGEHDRLIRQQARAIRKVRKPLLLRIRWEMDRPNLRATMWSGEDYIAAYKHIREIFAQERTKNVSWVWCPTAEGFIRGDAPAFYPGDDHVDWTCVDVYAGNLFQPIGRLMGPFLQWAAQRPKPIVIGEFGVAKAWGPDGRAAWLRDAQRTFKANPQIKAVVYFESDPEGNGPNQQFQLTGDRPAFQAFARLTKDPYFNPE, via the coding sequence ATGGCCGCACGCCGCGCTGCCGCCCTGCTGGGGCTGATCGTGCTCGTGCTCGCCGGCTGCACCTCGCACCGGCGGGCCGAGCCCGCTCCGACGCCGTCGCCCGATCTGACGAGCCCGCCGCCCGCGGTCGCGGTGAACCCGGGGCCGTTCGAGGCGGGACCGTTCGAGGCGCCGTCGTCCGGCGCGTACCTGGGCGCGTGGATCAAGCCGGAGGCGCTGACCCATGCGGGCCGGGTGGAGGCCGTGGACGGCCTCGAACGCAACCTCGGCCGGCGGCTGGACATCGTCAACACGTACCGCCGCTTCGAGCAGCTCGTCGGCACCGAGTCGGACGCGGAGTTCCTGGCCCAGGACGCCACGCTGATGGTGAGCTGGGCGACCGGCGACAACCGCTCGATCGTCGCGGGCGAGCACGACCGGCTGATCCGCCAGCAGGCCCGCGCGATCCGCAAGGTGCGCAAGCCGCTGCTGCTGCGGATCCGCTGGGAGATGGACCGGCCCAACCTGCGGGCCACGATGTGGTCCGGCGAGGATTACATCGCCGCGTACAAACACATCCGGGAGATCTTCGCGCAGGAGCGTACGAAGAACGTCTCGTGGGTCTGGTGCCCGACGGCGGAGGGCTTCATCCGCGGCGACGCGCCGGCCTTCTACCCCGGCGACGACCACGTCGACTGGACCTGCGTGGACGTGTACGCCGGCAACCTCTTCCAACCGATAGGCCGGCTCATGGGCCCGTTCCTGCAGTGGGCCGCCCAGCGCCCCAAGCCGATCGTCATCGGCGAGTTCGGCGTGGCGAAGGCCTGGGGACCGGACGGGCGGGCGGCCTGGCTGCGCGACGCCCAGCGCACCTTCAAGGCCAACCCGCAGATCAAGGCGGTCGTGTACTTCGAGAGCGATCCCGAGGGCAACGGGCCGAACCAGCAGTTCCAGCTCACCGGGGACCGGCCCGCCTTCCAGGCCTTCGCCCGGCTGACGAAGGACCCCTACTTCAATCCGGAGTGA
- a CDS encoding WecB/TagA/CpsF family glycosyltransferase gives MSIDAFDRVQLDGTGFDPMTEGEVVAVVREAIAAGRGGRIVTPNVDILRQSRVDDRVRGYLDDADLIVADGMPLVWASKLSGTPLPERVAGSSLIWSLSRGLGHDRRSVFVVGGRPENDGVPDGATRAADRLAAECAGLRVAGTLCPPFGFESDEQAYADVCAKIAGAEPDLVFVGLGFPKQEEVVTRLRETMPRAWFVGCGAAVNFVAGDVERAPRWMQRTGLEWAHRIGTEPRRLAGRYLKHDAPYALRLLAQASRRAQVTPD, from the coding sequence TTGTCAATCGACGCTTTCGACCGTGTCCAGCTCGACGGAACCGGTTTCGACCCGATGACCGAGGGCGAGGTGGTCGCCGTGGTCCGCGAGGCGATCGCGGCCGGCCGCGGCGGCCGCATCGTCACTCCCAACGTCGACATCCTGCGGCAGTCGCGGGTGGACGACCGGGTCCGCGGCTACCTCGACGACGCCGACCTCATCGTCGCCGACGGCATGCCGCTCGTCTGGGCCAGCAAGCTGAGCGGCACGCCGCTGCCCGAACGGGTCGCCGGCAGCAGCCTCATCTGGTCGCTGTCGCGCGGCCTCGGGCACGACCGCCGGTCCGTCTTCGTCGTCGGCGGGCGGCCGGAGAACGACGGCGTTCCGGACGGCGCCACCCGGGCTGCGGACCGGCTCGCCGCCGAATGCGCGGGCCTGCGCGTCGCGGGCACGCTCTGCCCACCCTTCGGCTTCGAGTCCGACGAGCAGGCATATGCGGACGTGTGCGCCAAGATCGCCGGCGCCGAACCCGACCTGGTCTTCGTCGGCCTAGGCTTCCCCAAGCAGGAGGAGGTCGTCACCCGGCTGCGGGAGACCATGCCCCGTGCCTGGTTCGTGGGCTGCGGCGCGGCGGTCAACTTCGTGGCCGGCGACGTGGAACGGGCGCCGCGCTGGATGCAGCGCACCGGCCTGGAATGGGCGCACCGGATCGGCACCGAGCCGCGCCGGCTGGCCGGGAGATACCTCAAGCACGACGCCCCGTACGCGCTCCGGCTGCTGGCCCAGGCGAGCCGGCGCGCGCAGGTCACTCCGGATTGA
- a CDS encoding sulfotransferase, with amino-acid sequence MAHVVYLGGLGRSGTTLVERLLGELPSVCTLGEIVHLWQRDIRDNERCGCGARFAACTFWKRVGERAYGGWHNVDVDRVHALRDTVERTRFIPRLAATHLPPAQLADVREYATFYSRVYAAAAEVSGASVVVDSSKHSALAHVLRWADDVDLRVVHVVRDARGVAYSWTKTVTRPETDGGDEMTRYSPGRSALLWNAHNAAFGLLARRGVPVRRIRYEQFLTDPRAALRDLAAYAGVPVAEADLGFLGDGYADLGVSHSAAGNPMRFTVGRLPLRRDDAWVRALPGSQRRLVGAVCAPMLRAYGYPLNPAEAPQEA; translated from the coding sequence GTGGCACACGTCGTCTATCTGGGCGGATTAGGACGAAGCGGCACGACGCTCGTGGAGCGCCTCCTCGGCGAGCTGCCCTCGGTGTGCACGCTGGGCGAGATCGTCCACCTCTGGCAGCGCGACATTCGGGACAACGAGCGGTGCGGCTGCGGTGCCCGGTTTGCGGCCTGCACCTTCTGGAAGCGGGTCGGCGAGCGTGCGTACGGCGGATGGCACAATGTGGACGTCGACCGCGTGCACGCGCTGCGCGACACGGTCGAGCGCACCCGCTTCATCCCTCGCCTCGCCGCCACCCACCTGCCCCCGGCGCAGCTCGCCGACGTCCGCGAGTACGCAACCTTCTACTCCCGCGTGTACGCGGCCGCGGCCGAGGTCTCCGGCGCGTCGGTGGTCGTCGACTCGTCCAAGCACAGCGCACTGGCCCACGTGCTGCGCTGGGCGGACGACGTGGACCTGCGGGTCGTGCACGTGGTGCGGGACGCCCGCGGGGTCGCGTACTCCTGGACCAAGACCGTCACCCGGCCGGAGACCGACGGCGGCGACGAGATGACCCGCTACTCCCCCGGACGCTCCGCCCTGCTCTGGAACGCGCACAACGCGGCCTTCGGGCTGCTCGCCCGCCGCGGGGTGCCGGTCCGGCGGATCCGCTACGAACAGTTCCTCACCGATCCCCGGGCGGCGCTGCGCGACCTGGCCGCCTACGCCGGCGTTCCGGTCGCCGAGGCCGACCTCGGCTTCCTCGGCGACGGGTACGCGGACCTGGGGGTCAGCCACAGCGCCGCCGGCAACCCGATGCGTTTCACGGTCGGACGGCTGCCGCTGCGCCGCGACGACGCGTGGGTACGCGCCCTGCCCGGCAGCCAGCGACGGCTGGTCGGCGCCGTGTGCGCGCCGATGCTGCGCGCGTACGGCTACCCGCTCAACCCCGCAGAAGCCCCCCAGGAGGCGTGA
- a CDS encoding glycosyltransferase family 2 protein: protein MNWPSVGVVIPTRNRPELVRKAIAAVRDQHYPGEIKVVVVYDQTEPDYLLASTEGTQVLVLTNWRTSGLAGARNTGILALDTELVAFCDDDDRWAPDKLRRQVAALVAEPDAEFATCAIEVEYEGKCTPRLAGRSRVTIDELARSRMAMLHSSSFLVRREALGTDGIGLVAEDAPGSQNEDWDLLLRASRRRPIVHLDEPLVRVLWGRTSHYAYEYATKISSLRWMMQRHPEISGCRPGAARVYGQLACWSAATGNRSQAWQFSKEAVRANWKEPRTAIALAAMTGAVKVENVLSALHKRGRGI, encoded by the coding sequence ATGAACTGGCCGTCCGTCGGCGTCGTGATCCCCACCCGCAACCGCCCCGAGCTGGTTCGCAAGGCGATCGCGGCGGTCCGCGACCAGCACTACCCGGGCGAGATCAAGGTGGTGGTCGTCTACGACCAGACCGAGCCCGACTACCTGCTCGCCTCCACCGAGGGCACCCAGGTCCTGGTACTGACCAACTGGCGCACCTCCGGCCTGGCCGGCGCCCGCAACACCGGGATCCTGGCGCTCGACACCGAGCTGGTGGCGTTCTGCGACGACGACGACCGCTGGGCACCGGACAAGCTGCGCCGCCAGGTCGCCGCGCTCGTGGCAGAGCCGGATGCCGAGTTCGCCACGTGCGCGATCGAGGTGGAATACGAGGGCAAGTGCACGCCCCGGCTGGCCGGGCGCAGCCGGGTCACCATCGACGAGCTGGCCCGTTCCCGGATGGCCATGCTGCACTCGTCGTCGTTCCTGGTCCGGCGCGAGGCGCTCGGCACCGACGGCATCGGGCTGGTCGCCGAGGACGCCCCGGGCAGCCAGAACGAGGACTGGGACCTGCTGCTGCGCGCGTCCCGGCGCCGGCCGATCGTGCACCTCGACGAGCCGCTGGTCCGGGTGTTGTGGGGCCGGACCTCGCATTATGCGTACGAGTACGCGACGAAGATCTCCTCGCTGCGCTGGATGATGCAACGCCATCCGGAGATCAGCGGCTGCCGGCCCGGCGCGGCCCGCGTCTACGGGCAGCTCGCCTGCTGGTCGGCGGCGACCGGCAACCGCTCGCAGGCCTGGCAGTTCAGCAAGGAGGCGGTACGGGCGAACTGGAAGGAGCCGCGGACGGCGATCGCGCTGGCGGCCATGACCGGCGCCGTGAAGGTGGAGAACGTCCTCTCCGCGCTGCACAAACGCGGCCGAGGGATCTAA
- a CDS encoding DeoR/GlpR family DNA-binding transcription regulator, which yields MLAQQRQAAILDRVRAAGGVRVSELAAEYGVSDMTIRRDLESLADRGLLAKVHGGATTVSPGSTHEPGFAAKSVRQRTEKAAMATRAAAMVSPGDAIALSAGTTTAGLAQRLVDVPDLTVVTNSIPVADVFYRAGRPDQTVILTGGTRTPSDALVGPVAVAAIGSLHLDMLFLGVHGMSERTGYTTPNLMEADVNRALVDAAERLVVLADHTKWGTVGISSIVPLHRADVVITDDELDESARAILSEQVRELVVVSGS from the coding sequence ATGCTCGCCCAGCAGCGCCAAGCGGCGATCCTCGACCGGGTCCGGGCGGCCGGCGGCGTCCGGGTCAGCGAGCTGGCCGCCGAATACGGCGTGTCCGACATGACCATCCGCCGCGACCTCGAGTCCCTCGCCGACCGGGGCCTTCTCGCGAAGGTACACGGTGGCGCGACCACGGTGAGCCCGGGTTCGACGCATGAGCCGGGGTTCGCGGCCAAGTCGGTGCGCCAGCGCACCGAGAAGGCCGCCATGGCGACGCGCGCGGCCGCCATGGTCTCGCCCGGCGACGCGATCGCACTCTCGGCCGGCACCACGACCGCCGGCCTCGCCCAGCGGCTCGTCGACGTGCCGGACCTGACCGTGGTCACCAACTCCATTCCGGTCGCGGACGTCTTCTACCGCGCCGGGCGACCCGACCAGACCGTCATCCTGACCGGCGGCACGCGCACGCCGTCGGACGCCCTGGTCGGGCCCGTGGCGGTCGCGGCCATCGGCAGCCTGCACCTCGACATGCTGTTCCTGGGCGTCCACGGCATGAGCGAGCGGACCGGCTACACGACGCCCAACCTCATGGAGGCGGACGTCAACCGGGCGCTGGTGGACGCGGCGGAACGGCTCGTGGTGCTGGCCGACCACACCAAGTGGGGCACCGTCGGCATCTCGTCGATCGTCCCCCTGCACCGCGCCGACGTGGTGATCACCGACGACGAGCTCGACGAGTCCGCCCGCGCGATCCTGTCCGAACAGGTGCGCGAGCTCGTCGTGGTGAGCGGGTCGTGA
- the galT gene encoding galactose-1-phosphate uridylyltransferase, which translates to MIGSRTVIKLSDGRELIYFDEDPVADRTDRQDTRDLPPPPPTSQLRYDPLVDEWVAVAAHRQTRTFLPPTDKCPLCPSTADFASEIPAPDYDVVVFENQFPSFSDRVVADETTALTDEVPVRPGVGRCEVVCFTSDHHSSFGALSPERVRTVLDALADRTAQMSALPGVAQVFPFENRGVEIGVTLSHPHGQIYAYPMVPPRTTAMLTASRRHADRTGGRNLYADVLAAERRAGTRIVATNEHWTAYVPAASRWPYEVQLAPHRHVPDIPALTAPERDAFAPLYLDVLRRFDALFDTPLPYIAAWHQAVTGEGRDLGYLHLQLFSVRRAADKLKYLAGSESAMGAFVNDVEPERAAQILREK; encoded by the coding sequence GTGATCGGCAGCCGGACGGTGATCAAGCTGTCGGACGGCCGGGAGTTGATCTACTTCGACGAGGACCCGGTCGCGGACCGCACCGACCGGCAGGACACCCGCGATCTGCCGCCCCCGCCGCCGACCTCGCAGTTGCGCTACGACCCGCTCGTCGACGAGTGGGTGGCGGTGGCGGCCCACCGCCAGACCCGCACGTTCCTGCCACCGACCGACAAGTGTCCGCTGTGTCCGTCCACTGCGGACTTCGCCAGCGAGATCCCGGCGCCCGACTACGACGTGGTGGTGTTCGAGAACCAGTTCCCGTCGTTCAGCGACCGGGTCGTGGCGGACGAGACCACGGCACTGACCGACGAGGTCCCGGTCCGGCCGGGGGTGGGCCGCTGCGAGGTGGTCTGCTTCACCAGCGACCACCACAGCTCCTTCGGTGCGCTCTCTCCCGAACGCGTCCGCACGGTGCTCGACGCGCTGGCGGACCGTACCGCACAGATGTCGGCCCTGCCGGGCGTGGCGCAGGTCTTCCCGTTCGAGAACCGGGGCGTCGAGATCGGGGTGACCCTGAGCCACCCGCACGGCCAGATCTACGCGTACCCGATGGTCCCCCCGCGCACCACGGCCATGCTGACCGCGTCCCGCCGCCATGCCGACCGCACCGGAGGCCGCAACCTCTACGCCGACGTGCTGGCCGCGGAGCGCCGGGCCGGCACCAGAATCGTCGCCACCAACGAGCACTGGACCGCCTACGTGCCGGCGGCATCCCGCTGGCCCTACGAGGTGCAGCTCGCCCCGCACCGCCACGTCCCCGACATCCCGGCCCTGACCGCGCCGGAACGAGACGCCTTCGCCCCGCTGTACCTGGACGTCCTCCGCCGCTTCGACGCCCTGTTCGACACGCCTCTGCCCTATATCGCCGCCTGGCACCAGGCAGTGACCGGCGAGGGCCGGGATCTGGGTTATCTGCACCTGCAGCTCTTCAGCGTCCGACGGGCAGCGGACAAGCTGAAGTATCTGGCCGGCTCGGAGTCCGCCATGGGCGCCTTCGTCAACGACGTGGAGCCCGAACGCGCCGCGCAGATCCTGCGCGAGAAATAG
- a CDS encoding NADP-dependent isocitrate dehydrogenase: MAKIKVNNPVVELDGDEMTRIIWKQIREQLILPYLDVDLEYYDLSIQHRDETDDQVTIDAANAIKRHGVGVKCATITPDEARVDEFGLKKMWRSPNGTIRNILGGVVFREPIIMSNVPRLVPGWTKPIVIGRHAHGDQYKATDFVAPSAGKLTMTFTPADGSQPMEFLVSDFPAGGVAMGMYNYDESIRDFARASFRYGLARNFPVYLSTKNTILKAYDGRFKDLFAEIFETEFAEDFKKAGLTYEHRLIDDMVAAAMKWEGGYVWACKNYDGDVQSDTVAQGFGSLGLMTSVLMTPDGKTVEAEAAHGTVTRHYRQWQKGEKTSTNPIASIFAWTGGLKHRGKLDGTPAVTEFAETLEKVCVSTVEGGQMTKDLALLIGRDAPWLTTDEFMNALDENLARKLSS, encoded by the coding sequence ATGGCGAAAATCAAGGTCAATAACCCGGTCGTGGAGCTCGACGGCGACGAGATGACCCGGATCATCTGGAAGCAGATCCGTGAGCAGTTGATCCTGCCCTACCTCGACGTCGACCTCGAGTACTACGACCTGTCGATCCAGCACCGCGACGAGACCGACGACCAGGTGACCATCGACGCGGCCAACGCCATCAAGCGGCACGGCGTCGGCGTCAAGTGCGCGACGATCACCCCGGACGAGGCCCGCGTCGACGAGTTCGGGCTGAAGAAGATGTGGCGGTCGCCGAACGGCACCATCCGCAACATCCTCGGCGGCGTCGTGTTCCGCGAGCCGATCATCATGTCGAACGTCCCCCGGCTGGTACCCGGCTGGACCAAGCCGATCGTCATCGGCCGGCACGCGCACGGCGACCAGTACAAGGCGACCGACTTCGTGGCGCCCAGTGCGGGCAAGCTGACCATGACCTTCACCCCGGCCGACGGCTCGCAGCCGATGGAATTCCTGGTCAGTGACTTCCCGGCCGGCGGCGTCGCCATGGGCATGTACAACTACGACGAGTCGATCCGCGACTTCGCCCGCGCCTCGTTCCGCTACGGCCTGGCCCGCAACTTCCCGGTCTACCTGTCGACCAAGAACACGATCCTGAAGGCGTACGACGGGCGCTTCAAGGACCTGTTCGCGGAGATCTTCGAGACCGAGTTCGCCGAGGACTTCAAGAAGGCCGGCCTCACCTACGAGCACCGCCTGATCGACGACATGGTCGCCGCCGCCATGAAGTGGGAGGGCGGCTACGTCTGGGCCTGCAAGAACTACGACGGCGACGTGCAGTCGGACACGGTGGCGCAGGGCTTCGGCTCGCTCGGCCTGATGACCTCGGTCCTGATGACCCCGGACGGCAAGACCGTCGAGGCCGAGGCCGCCCACGGCACGGTCACCCGGCACTACCGCCAGTGGCAGAAGGGCGAGAAGACCTCCACCAACCCGATCGCCTCGATCTTCGCCTGGACCGGCGGCCTCAAGCACCGCGGCAAGCTCGACGGCACCCCGGCGGTCACCGAGTTCGCCGAGACCCTCGAGAAGGTGTGCGTCTCCACCGTCGAGGGTGGCCAGATGACCAAGGACCTGGCGCTGCTCATCGGCCGCGACGCCCCCTGGCTGACCACCGACGAGTTCATGAACGCCCTGGACGAGAACCTGGCTCGCAAGCTGTCTTCCTGA
- the mdh gene encoding malate dehydrogenase — translation MGKKVTVVGAGFYGSTTAQRLAEYDIFETVVLTDIIEGKPEGLALDLNQSRPVEGFETKVIGATTGPNGEGYEAIEGSDVVVITAGLPRKPGMSRMDLLGVNAKIVRQVAENVAKYAPNAVVIVVSNPLDEMTALAQIATQFPKNRVLGQAGMLDSARFTNFVAEELKVPVASVKTLTLGSHGDTMVPVPSKSSVNGKPLAELLPAEKVEELVTRTRNGGAEVVALLKTGSAYYAPSAAAARMAKAVAEDSGAVMPVCAWVDGEYGISGVYLGVEAEIGATGVRRVVTTDLTDSELAGLKEAAEAVRAKQADVADL, via the coding sequence CTTCGAGACCGTGGTGCTCACCGACATCATCGAGGGCAAGCCCGAGGGTCTCGCGCTCGACCTCAATCAGTCGCGTCCGGTCGAGGGCTTCGAGACCAAGGTCATCGGCGCCACCACCGGCCCGAACGGCGAGGGCTACGAGGCCATCGAGGGCTCCGACGTCGTCGTGATCACCGCCGGCCTGCCGCGCAAGCCGGGCATGAGCCGCATGGACCTGCTGGGCGTCAACGCCAAGATCGTGCGCCAGGTCGCCGAGAACGTCGCGAAGTACGCCCCGAACGCCGTCGTGATCGTCGTCTCGAACCCGCTCGACGAGATGACCGCGCTCGCCCAGATCGCCACCCAGTTCCCGAAGAACCGGGTCCTCGGCCAGGCGGGCATGCTCGACTCGGCGCGCTTCACCAACTTCGTCGCCGAGGAGCTCAAGGTCCCGGTCGCCAGCGTGAAGACGCTGACGCTGGGCTCGCACGGCGACACCATGGTGCCGGTGCCCTCGAAGTCCTCGGTCAACGGCAAGCCGCTCGCCGAGCTGCTGCCCGCCGAGAAGGTCGAGGAGCTGGTCACCCGCACCCGCAACGGCGGTGCCGAGGTCGTGGCCCTGCTCAAGACCGGCTCCGCGTACTACGCTCCGTCGGCCGCCGCGGCCCGCATGGCCAAGGCCGTCGCCGAGGACTCCGGCGCCGTCATGCCGGTCTGCGCCTGGGTTGACGGCGAGTACGGCATCTCCGGCGTCTACCTGGGTGTCGAGGCCGAGATCGGCGCGACCGGCGTGCGCCGCGTCGTGACCACCGACCTGACCGACTCCGAGCTGGCCGGTCTCAAGGAGGCCGCCGAGGCCGTCCGCGCCAAGCAGGCGGACGTCGCCGACCTCTGA